The following are encoded in a window of Ensifer adhaerens genomic DNA:
- the ehuC gene encoding ectoine/hydroxyectoine ABC transporter permease subunit EhuC — protein sequence MTDWSGYIGLILEGALVTLELTVLGSLLALVMAFVAGLGRVSRIFVVRALATTYIEFFRGTSIFVQLFWVYFVLPFAGVTLSPLQAGVLALGLNVGAYGAEVVRGAVKAIGREQREACIALNLSRYQSMRYVVLPQALPLMLPTFCNNAIELLKGTAVVSLISLTDMTFQAQVVRAQTGSTLVPFATILVLYFLMALAISNGMRWLERRVTRGLDGVRT from the coding sequence ATGACCGACTGGTCCGGCTACATAGGGCTGATCCTTGAAGGCGCGCTCGTGACGCTTGAGCTTACCGTGCTCGGCTCATTGCTCGCGCTCGTCATGGCATTCGTCGCGGGTCTTGGGCGCGTCAGCCGCATTTTCGTGGTTCGCGCGCTTGCCACCACCTATATCGAGTTTTTCCGCGGCACGTCGATCTTCGTCCAGCTGTTCTGGGTCTACTTCGTGCTGCCATTCGCCGGCGTCACCTTGTCGCCGCTTCAGGCCGGCGTACTGGCGCTGGGACTGAACGTGGGAGCTTATGGGGCGGAGGTCGTGCGCGGCGCGGTCAAAGCGATCGGCCGCGAGCAACGCGAGGCCTGCATAGCGCTCAATCTCTCGCGCTATCAGTCGATGCGTTACGTTGTCCTTCCGCAGGCCCTGCCGCTGATGCTTCCGACCTTCTGCAACAACGCGATCGAGCTCTTGAAGGGTACGGCCGTCGTGTCGCTGATCTCGCTCACCGACATGACCTTTCAGGCCCAGGTGGTCCGCGCCCAGACCGGCAGCACGCTCGTTCCTTTCGCAACGATTCTCGTGCTCTACTTCCTGATGGCACTCGCCATCTCCAACGGCATGCGCTGGCTGGAACGCCGGGTAACACGCGGCCTTGATGGCGTGAGGACCTGA
- the ehuD gene encoding ectoine/hydroxyectoine ABC transporter permease subunit EhuD, producing the protein MEWDWNFVWEIMPTLLEGLKITILATVFGAALAAIIGLVFAILRMTAPKPIAKVTGFIVEFIRGTPLLVQLYFIFFVLPDIGVRLPAMLAGIIGLGLHYGTYAAEVYRAGIENVPRGQWEAAKATNLTGRQTWVHVILPQAIPPMIPALANYLIAMFKETPLLSAITVLELMNQAKSVANSSYRYIEPMTLVGVFFLIMSLISVVFLRWLEERYAQVEER; encoded by the coding sequence ATGGAATGGGACTGGAATTTCGTTTGGGAAATCATGCCGACCCTGCTTGAGGGTCTGAAGATCACCATATTGGCAACCGTTTTCGGCGCGGCACTCGCTGCCATCATCGGCCTCGTCTTTGCCATCCTGCGCATGACCGCGCCTAAGCCGATTGCGAAGGTCACGGGCTTCATCGTGGAGTTCATTCGCGGCACGCCGCTCCTGGTCCAGCTCTACTTCATCTTCTTCGTGTTGCCGGATATTGGCGTTCGCCTGCCGGCAATGCTCGCCGGCATCATCGGCCTTGGGCTCCACTATGGCACCTATGCGGCGGAGGTCTACCGCGCCGGTATCGAGAACGTGCCGCGCGGCCAATGGGAGGCGGCCAAGGCGACGAACCTCACCGGCCGCCAGACCTGGGTCCACGTCATCCTGCCACAGGCGATCCCGCCGATGATCCCGGCGCTGGCCAACTATCTGATCGCCATGTTCAAGGAGACACCGCTCCTTTCCGCCATCACAGTGCTCGAACTGATGAACCAGGCGAAAAGCGTGGCCAACAGCAGCTATCGCTACATCGAGCCGATGACGCTGGTCGGGGTCTTCTTCCTGATCATGAGCCTGATCTCCGTCGTCTTCCTGCGCTGGCTGGAAGAACGATACGCCCAAGTGGAGGAGCGCTGA
- the eutA gene encoding ectoine utilization protein EutA has translation MRAVDLTLSSRMPKLDERPLDKRIGLIILATDHTTEVDFHRMVASEQIGVYATRIPYANPVTPENLRAMQPSLTSAAALILPDEPLDIVMYSCTSASVVIGDAQVKAAVHAAKPSASVVTPTAAAASGLKAFGAKRISVLTPYTIETSEPMANYFVSLGFDIARFTCLGLDDDREMARISPDEIVAFAKQATAPDSDALFISCTAVRAAGVAAEIEAVIGKPVVTSNLATAWACLRLCGNETARPDLGQLMTLAYLDR, from the coding sequence ATGCGAGCGGTCGATCTTACACTTTCCTCGCGCATGCCGAAGCTGGATGAGCGTCCGCTCGACAAGCGCATCGGCCTGATCATCCTTGCGACCGACCACACCACGGAAGTGGACTTCCATCGCATGGTTGCAAGCGAGCAGATTGGCGTCTATGCGACGCGCATTCCCTACGCGAACCCGGTGACGCCGGAGAACTTGCGCGCCATGCAGCCCTCGCTGACATCAGCGGCCGCACTGATCCTGCCGGACGAACCTCTAGACATCGTCATGTATTCCTGCACCTCCGCGTCCGTCGTCATCGGCGACGCGCAAGTCAAGGCGGCGGTCCATGCGGCCAAGCCAAGTGCTTCCGTCGTCACGCCGACTGCGGCGGCGGCGTCTGGCCTCAAGGCGTTCGGTGCCAAGCGGATTTCCGTACTGACGCCCTACACGATCGAGACCAGCGAGCCGATGGCTAACTATTTCGTGTCGCTTGGCTTCGACATCGCCCGTTTCACTTGCCTCGGTCTTGATGACGACCGGGAGATGGCGCGCATTTCTCCGGACGAAATCGTCGCCTTTGCGAAGCAAGCGACGGCGCCAGACAGCGACGCGCTTTTCATATCGTGTACGGCGGTGCGCGCGGCAGGCGTCGCGGCCGAGATCGAGGCCGTCATCGGCAAGCCGGTCGTTACCAGCAATCTCGCCACCGCCTGGGCCTGCCTGCGCCTCTGCGGCAATGAGACGGCACGGCCGGATCTCGGGCAACTCATGACACTTGCCTATTTGGACCGCTAG
- the eutB gene encoding hydroxyectoine utilization dehydratase EutB, protein MSNLPVTVADIEQAARRIKGRVLNTPFVLSASLCERFGVPVGLKLEHHQATGSFKLRGATNAVLSLTSEERARGVVAASTGNHGRALAHAAKAEGSVATICVSKLVPNNKVSDIRRLGANVLIVGKSQDEAQLEVDRLVAEEGLVMVPPFDNRTVVAGQGTLGLEIVEAMPDVATVFVPLSGGGLAAGVAAAVKGRSPKTRVIGLTMERGAAMKASLNAGRPVQVEEVASLADSLGGGIGLDNAVTFEMCRALLDDVILLSEAEIAAGIRHAYSQEREVIEGAGAVGIAALLSRRFGRLEGPVAVILSGRNVDMDLHRRVINGGVDPLAETAA, encoded by the coding sequence ATGTCGAACCTTCCCGTAACAGTGGCGGATATCGAACAGGCGGCGCGGCGCATAAAGGGCCGGGTCTTGAATACGCCATTCGTGCTTTCCGCTTCGCTTTGCGAACGCTTCGGTGTGCCCGTCGGCCTGAAGCTTGAGCACCACCAGGCGACAGGCAGCTTCAAGCTCCGCGGCGCCACGAATGCCGTGCTCTCGCTGACGTCGGAAGAGCGGGCGAGGGGTGTCGTCGCCGCCTCGACCGGCAATCACGGCCGGGCGCTCGCCCATGCCGCCAAGGCCGAAGGATCAGTCGCGACAATCTGCGTGTCCAAACTCGTGCCCAACAACAAGGTGTCGGACATCCGAAGGCTTGGGGCCAATGTCCTGATCGTCGGCAAATCGCAGGACGAAGCCCAGCTTGAGGTGGATCGGCTGGTGGCTGAAGAGGGTCTCGTCATGGTGCCACCCTTCGATAATCGAACGGTCGTTGCCGGGCAGGGCACGCTCGGTCTGGAGATCGTCGAGGCAATGCCGGATGTGGCGACGGTTTTTGTGCCGCTTTCCGGCGGTGGGCTTGCGGCCGGTGTCGCCGCGGCCGTGAAAGGGCGGTCACCGAAGACCCGCGTCATCGGCCTTACGATGGAACGTGGCGCGGCAATGAAGGCGAGCCTTAACGCAGGGCGGCCGGTGCAAGTCGAGGAGGTGGCAAGCCTTGCCGATTCCCTCGGTGGCGGCATCGGCCTTGATAACGCCGTGACCTTCGAAATGTGCCGCGCGCTGCTCGACGACGTGATCTTGCTGTCTGAAGCCGAGATCGCGGCCGGTATCCGGCATGCGTATTCCCAGGAGCGCGAGGTGATCGAGGGGGCAGGGGCCGTCGGCATCGCGGCCTTGCTTTCCCGCCGGTTTGGCCGGCTGGAGGGGCCGGTGGCGGTCATCCTCTCCGGCCGCAATGTCGACATGGACCTGCATCGACGGGTCATCAATGGCGGTGTCGATCCGCTAGCGGAGACCGCGGCATGA
- the eutC gene encoding ectoine utilization protein EutC, whose protein sequence is MTAMRILTEAELRRIVPLDLDAIACVEGAFHALATKAVAMPPILRLDIPEERGEVDVKTAYVPGLDGFAIKISPGFFNNPKIGLQSTNGLMVLLSAKTGLVEAVLLDNGYLTDVRTAAAGAVAARQLSRSDAAVAAIFGAGMQARLQLEALSLVRPIREARIWARDAAKAEAVAADLTVKLGFPVRAEADGRAAVDGAEIIVTTTPSETPVLRAEWLQPGQHVTAMGSDAEHKNEIEPAIVATAGLYVADSLKQTRRLGELHHAIEAGLVTEDTIFPELGEIVAGRKPGRSGPEQITVADLTGTGIQDTAIATLAGARAAMAGAGTIFES, encoded by the coding sequence ATGACGGCGATGAGAATTCTTACCGAGGCGGAACTCAGGCGTATCGTTCCGCTCGATCTCGATGCCATTGCCTGCGTCGAAGGAGCGTTTCACGCGCTTGCCACCAAAGCGGTGGCGATGCCGCCGATCCTGAGGCTCGACATCCCTGAAGAGCGCGGTGAGGTCGATGTTAAGACGGCTTACGTGCCCGGTCTCGACGGTTTCGCCATCAAGATCAGCCCCGGCTTCTTCAATAATCCGAAGATCGGCCTGCAGAGCACCAACGGCCTGATGGTGCTGCTTTCGGCGAAGACCGGCCTGGTAGAGGCCGTCCTCCTCGACAACGGTTACCTGACGGATGTGCGCACAGCGGCGGCCGGCGCGGTCGCGGCTCGACAACTTTCGCGCTCGGATGCCGCGGTTGCCGCCATCTTCGGCGCCGGCATGCAGGCAAGGTTGCAGCTTGAGGCCTTAAGTCTGGTGCGGCCGATCCGCGAAGCGCGCATCTGGGCGAGAGATGCTGCTAAAGCCGAGGCCGTCGCTGCGGACTTGACGGTGAAGCTCGGCTTTCCGGTTCGGGCGGAGGCCGACGGCCGGGCGGCTGTCGATGGTGCGGAGATCATCGTCACCACCACGCCTTCCGAAACACCGGTGCTTCGGGCCGAATGGCTCCAGCCTGGCCAGCATGTCACGGCCATGGGGTCGGACGCCGAGCACAAAAACGAGATCGAACCCGCCATTGTCGCCACCGCCGGCCTCTATGTCGCCGATAGCCTGAAGCAGACGCGCAGGCTCGGCGAATTGCATCATGCCATCGAAGCGGGCCTCGTGACGGAGGATACGATCTTCCCCGAACTCGGCGAGATCGTCGCCGGGCGCAAACCGGGCCGCAGCGGCCCCGAGCAGATCACCGTGGCGGACCTTACCGGCACGGGCATTCAGGACACGGCCATAGCTACGCTTGCTGGCGCCCGCGCGGCAATGGCGGGCGCCGGCACGATCTTCGAGAGTTGA
- the doeA gene encoding ectoine hydrolase DoeA (DoeA (degradation of ectoine A) is also called EutD (ectoine utilization D).): protein MKQANLKFSLPEYETRLQKTRKAMEAKGIDVLIVSDPSNMNWLTGYDGWSFYVHQCVVVPPTGEPIWYGRGQDANGAKFTAYLKHENIVGYPDHYVQSTERHPMDYLSAKLAERGLDKLTIGVEMDNYWFSAAAFASLVKHLPNARFIDATALVNWQRAVKSEAEIRYMRNAARIVEKMHERIFDKIAVGMRKCDLVAEIYDAGTRGVDGIGGDYPAIVPLLPSGVEASAPHLTWDDRPMKRGEGTFFEIAGCYHRYHVPLSRTVFLGKPTQAFLDAEKATLEGMEAGLEKARPGNTCEDIANAFFAVLKKYGIVKDNRTGYGIGVSYPPDWGERTMSLRPGDRSELKPGMTFHFMTGLWLEDMGFETTESILITESGVECLANVPRKLLVKD from the coding sequence ATGAAACAAGCGAACCTGAAGTTCTCACTTCCGGAGTATGAAACGCGTCTTCAAAAAACGCGAAAAGCGATGGAAGCCAAGGGCATCGACGTGCTGATCGTCAGCGATCCGTCGAACATGAACTGGCTGACCGGCTATGACGGCTGGTCTTTCTACGTGCACCAATGCGTCGTCGTGCCGCCGACGGGCGAGCCCATCTGGTACGGACGCGGCCAGGATGCCAACGGCGCCAAATTCACCGCCTACCTCAAACACGAGAACATTGTCGGCTATCCGGACCACTATGTGCAGTCCACCGAGCGCCACCCGATGGATTACCTCTCGGCCAAGCTCGCCGAACGGGGCCTCGACAAGCTGACGATCGGCGTGGAGATGGACAATTACTGGTTCTCCGCCGCCGCCTTCGCTTCACTAGTGAAGCATCTGCCGAATGCGCGTTTCATCGATGCGACCGCACTCGTCAACTGGCAGCGCGCGGTCAAGAGCGAGGCCGAAATCCGCTACATGCGCAACGCCGCAAGGATCGTCGAAAAGATGCATGAACGCATCTTCGACAAGATCGCGGTCGGCATGCGCAAATGCGATCTGGTCGCGGAGATTTACGATGCCGGTACCCGAGGGGTCGATGGCATCGGCGGCGATTATCCAGCAATCGTGCCGCTGTTGCCTTCGGGCGTGGAGGCTTCCGCGCCGCACCTGACCTGGGACGACCGGCCGATGAAGAGAGGCGAAGGTACGTTCTTCGAGATTGCCGGCTGCTACCACCGTTATCACGTGCCGCTGTCGCGCACCGTCTTTCTCGGCAAGCCGACACAGGCGTTCCTCGATGCCGAGAAGGCGACGCTGGAAGGCATGGAGGCAGGCCTCGAAAAGGCACGGCCCGGCAATACCTGCGAGGATATCGCAAACGCTTTCTTCGCCGTGCTGAAGAAGTACGGCATCGTGAAGGACAATCGCACAGGCTACGGCATCGGCGTTTCCTATCCGCCGGACTGGGGCGAGCGCACGATGAGCCTGCGTCCAGGTGACCGCAGCGAACTCAAACCCGGCATGACTTTCCACTTCATGACGGGCCTCTGGCTCGAGGACATGGGTTTTGAGACCACGGAAAGCATCCTGATCACCGAGAGCGGTGTCGAGTGCCTCGCCAACGTGCCGCGCAAACTGCTCGTGAAGGATTGA
- the doeB gene encoding N(2)-acetyl-L-2,4-diaminobutanoate deacetylase DoeB has protein sequence MREINLRPSPISSTVDFSAEGVQHGFLRLPHSRDDSAWGSVMIPVTVVKNGEGPTALLTGGNHGDEYEGPIALFDLARTLKADDVTGRVIIVPAMNYPAFLAGTRTSPIDKGNMNRSFPGAPDGTVTQKIADYFQRTLLPLAEIVLDFHSGGKTLDFLPFCAAHVLPDKAQEEKSFELVRAFGAPWSMKMLEIDAVGMYDTAAEEMGKVFITTELGGGGTATARSARIAKAGVSNVLKAAGILKGAVESGETTWLDMPDGNCFCFAENGGLVEPFVDLGDQVRSGEIVARIYPIGRTGDEPLNIRAKMDGILVARHFPGLVKSGDCVSVLATIVAA, from the coding sequence ATGCGGGAAATCAACCTTCGTCCTTCGCCGATCAGTTCTACGGTCGATTTTTCGGCCGAGGGCGTTCAGCATGGTTTCCTGCGTCTGCCTCACAGCCGCGACGATTCCGCCTGGGGCTCGGTGATGATCCCGGTGACAGTCGTGAAGAACGGGGAGGGCCCGACGGCCCTTCTCACCGGCGGCAACCACGGCGATGAGTATGAGGGCCCGATTGCGCTCTTCGATCTCGCCCGCACGCTGAAGGCCGATGACGTCACGGGCCGCGTCATCATCGTGCCGGCGATGAACTATCCGGCCTTTTTGGCCGGCACCCGCACCTCGCCGATCGACAAGGGCAACATGAACCGAAGCTTTCCAGGCGCGCCGGACGGCACGGTCACCCAGAAGATCGCGGACTATTTCCAGCGCACGCTGTTACCGCTTGCCGAGATCGTGCTCGACTTTCATTCAGGCGGAAAGACGCTCGACTTTCTGCCTTTCTGCGCCGCCCATGTGCTGCCAGACAAGGCACAGGAGGAAAAATCCTTCGAACTCGTCAGGGCCTTCGGCGCCCCATGGTCGATGAAGATGCTGGAGATCGATGCCGTCGGCATGTACGACACGGCGGCGGAGGAGATGGGCAAGGTCTTCATCACCACCGAGCTCGGCGGTGGCGGCACGGCGACGGCCAGGAGCGCGCGTATCGCCAAGGCGGGCGTTTCCAACGTGCTGAAGGCGGCAGGTATCTTGAAAGGGGCAGTCGAAAGCGGCGAAACCACGTGGCTCGACATGCCCGACGGCAACTGCTTTTGCTTTGCCGAGAACGGCGGCCTTGTTGAACCGTTCGTCGATCTCGGCGACCAGGTGAGGAGCGGGGAAATCGTCGCCCGCATCTATCCGATCGGCCGTACAGGCGACGAACCGCTGAACATACGGGCAAAGATGGACGGCATCCTCGTCGCTCGCCATTTCCCCGGCCTCGTCAAATCCGGTGATTGCGTCAGCGTGCTCGCAACTATTGTCGCGGCATAG
- a CDS encoding DUF6894 family protein, producing MPRYLFHIHLSGRISRDDHGAFHANDSQAVTNGRSIADKIAEDDRHRSVIVTVERAGGVVLARVTARRAMPPWQSASSKFEHAWRELSDLDVSQFRRAR from the coding sequence ATGCCCCGATACCTCTTTCATATTCACCTGTCCGGCAGGATCAGTCGCGATGACCATGGAGCGTTTCACGCCAATGACAGTCAGGCGGTGACCAATGGCAGGTCGATCGCCGACAAGATCGCTGAAGACGACAGGCACCGTAGCGTCATCGTGACTGTCGAACGAGCCGGCGGCGTCGTTCTGGCCCGCGTGACTGCCAGGAGAGCAATGCCACCCTGGCAATCTGCGAGTTCGAAATTCGAACACGCTTGGAGAGAACTGTCCGACCTTGACGTTAGCCAATTCCGCAGGGCGCGTTAG
- a CDS encoding LacI family DNA-binding transcriptional regulator — translation MDDESNAPTLKDIADAAGVSVASVSKVLNNRGGVGDESRRKILDHAERLGYQVRAARSLIRAGVESTVLVMPAQFYASSAFYEDVIQGVLAEASTSSLRIDVRLVSLDAEIAISEISDILRDIRPGALVVLGMDHPVMIDRIVDSGIPAVIINGMDRTMRLSCVLPDNWSAGWLAAQRLLAAGHREIVHVTIPHRLSLRRRLEGFRIALEEAGIAFDENRHIFDLGRMGLQEPDTTPAIRQAIKQGRFTDTTAFFCSTDLIAINVMQALEASSHSVPEDFSIIGVDDIAIARHSRPPLTTMRIDRGELGRAGIQLLLERINDPEINVRRVNLGVRLVERSTVAVPRSSPHAKRA, via the coding sequence ATGGATGACGAATCGAACGCCCCGACACTCAAGGACATCGCCGACGCCGCGGGCGTTTCGGTCGCGTCCGTATCGAAGGTGCTCAACAATCGCGGTGGCGTCGGCGACGAAAGCCGGCGCAAGATCCTCGACCATGCGGAGCGCCTGGGCTACCAGGTCCGGGCGGCCCGCTCGCTCATCCGCGCCGGCGTCGAGAGCACTGTGCTGGTGATGCCGGCACAGTTTTATGCCAGTTCGGCTTTCTACGAGGACGTGATCCAGGGCGTGCTTGCAGAGGCCAGCACAAGCTCGCTCAGGATCGACGTCAGGCTTGTCTCGCTGGATGCGGAGATCGCGATCAGCGAAATCTCTGACATTCTGCGCGACATCCGGCCGGGCGCCCTTGTCGTGCTCGGCATGGACCATCCCGTCATGATCGACAGGATTGTCGATAGCGGCATCCCGGCCGTCATCATCAACGGCATGGACCGGACGATGCGGCTCTCATGCGTGCTGCCCGACAACTGGTCTGCCGGCTGGCTCGCTGCACAAAGGTTACTTGCGGCCGGCCACCGCGAGATCGTGCACGTGACAATTCCCCACCGCCTGTCGCTACGCCGGCGCCTTGAAGGCTTCCGGATCGCGCTGGAGGAGGCCGGAATTGCCTTCGACGAAAACAGACACATCTTTGATCTCGGTCGCATGGGCCTGCAAGAGCCCGACACCACGCCGGCGATACGGCAGGCCATAAAGCAGGGGCGTTTCACCGACACAACCGCGTTCTTCTGCAGCACCGATCTAATCGCGATCAACGTCATGCAAGCTCTCGAAGCGAGTAGTCACTCGGTTCCGGAAGACTTCTCGATCATCGGGGTCGACGATATCGCGATCGCCCGGCACAGCCGCCCGCCGCTGACGACGATGCGGATCGACCGGGGTGAGCTTGGCCGTGCCGGCATCCAACTCCTGCTGGAACGGATCAACGACCCCGAAATCAATGTGCGCCGGGTCAATCTCGGCGTCCGCTTGGTTGAACGCTCCACAGTCGCCGTACCAAGGAGCAGCCCTCACGCGAAAAGAGCGTAA
- a CDS encoding glycoside hydrolase family 88 protein, with product MRIERNSYFNAVEMVGNRPNRERHQQALERCIAKLRQTMPTIGLRNPKIGLPDQTWSYCGPFDWVVSFHAGQLWLALELTGDPSFLNAARARRAIFRDILRHRDAQDHDLGFQFSLSCVAEWLLTGDQEARDLALEAAARLLERYRPDARYIQAWNARSIHGGIRSEFVNGRVIVDTMQNLALLHWAHRETGRGDFAEAADGHAETTLKHLVRADDTSFHTFLFDPSSGKPLRGETHQGYADDSCWSRGQAWLIHGYAQCAATTGNPHFADAARRLAAKAEALMGDDGVPVWDYSVPDAKSAPRDSSAGAIMAAGIFILAGLCEPEEAQRWYAFGDRLIGGLLDTCDLTGDPKAEGLLAHGAAHASAGYSDAMLPYGDYYFMEALMRSLGHTRFFW from the coding sequence ATGCGCATCGAACGAAACAGCTACTTCAACGCCGTCGAAATGGTTGGCAATCGCCCCAATCGCGAACGTCACCAGCAGGCTTTGGAACGCTGCATTGCCAAATTGCGCCAGACCATGCCGACAATCGGTCTGCGCAATCCGAAGATTGGCCTGCCGGATCAGACGTGGAGCTATTGCGGGCCCTTTGACTGGGTCGTGAGCTTTCACGCCGGCCAGCTCTGGCTTGCGCTGGAACTCACGGGCGATCCCAGCTTCCTGAACGCCGCCCGGGCCCGCCGCGCCATTTTTCGCGACATCTTGCGCCATCGCGATGCGCAAGACCACGATCTCGGCTTCCAGTTTTCTTTGAGCTGCGTTGCGGAGTGGCTGCTGACAGGCGACCAGGAGGCTCGCGATCTCGCTCTTGAAGCTGCGGCGAGGCTGCTTGAGCGCTATCGCCCGGATGCACGATATATCCAGGCCTGGAATGCTCGCTCGATCCACGGTGGCATTCGCTCCGAATTCGTCAATGGGCGCGTCATCGTCGATACGATGCAAAACCTCGCGCTGCTACACTGGGCCCACCGCGAGACCGGCCGCGGCGATTTTGCCGAAGCCGCCGATGGCCACGCCGAAACGACCCTGAAGCACCTGGTTCGCGCCGACGACACAAGCTTCCACACCTTCCTGTTCGACCCTTCAAGCGGTAAGCCCCTGCGCGGGGAGACCCATCAAGGATATGCGGATGATTCCTGCTGGTCACGCGGCCAGGCCTGGCTGATCCATGGCTATGCGCAGTGCGCGGCAACCACCGGCAACCCTCACTTCGCCGACGCCGCCAGACGTCTGGCTGCCAAGGCCGAAGCTCTGATGGGCGACGACGGCGTCCCCGTCTGGGACTATTCGGTTCCTGATGCCAAGTCAGCGCCCCGCGACAGTTCCGCCGGCGCGATCATGGCGGCCGGCATCTTCATCCTCGCCGGGCTTTGTGAACCGGAGGAGGCACAACGCTGGTACGCATTCGGCGATCGCCTGATCGGTGGCCTGCTCGACACTTGCGATCTGACGGGCGATCCCAAGGCCGAAGGGCTGCTCGCCCATGGCGCAGCCCATGCCAGCGCCGGCTATTCCGATGCGATGCTGCCCTACGGCGACTATTATTTCATGGAGGCGCTGATGCGTTCGCTTGGGCACACGCGCTTCTTCTGGTAG
- a CDS encoding carbohydrate ABC transporter permease, with amino-acid sequence MSTLGTTERPAAGSGFRLAESLAGYGFITPWLIGFFLLTLGPAVASFYLSLTDYSGLGAANWVGAENYVRIATDDPRFWTAMNVTFTFVLLSVPLKLLFALAVAVALNRGLEGLSLFRAIFYLPSLVGGSVAVAVLWRQVFAGDGLLNQALNALFGFEGPSWISNPSTSLYTLVLLAVWQFGSSMIIFLAGLRQIPQDMYEAASIDGASKARQFFKITLPLLTPVIFFNAVILTIDAFKAFTSAFVISDGTGGPIDSTLFYTLYLYQEAFTNFRFGYASALAWVLVLIIAFFTAMSFLTARYWVHYDD; translated from the coding sequence ATGTCCACATTAGGGACAACTGAAAGGCCGGCTGCCGGCAGCGGGTTCAGGCTCGCAGAGAGCCTGGCCGGGTACGGCTTTATCACGCCGTGGCTTATCGGCTTTTTTCTGCTGACGCTCGGGCCTGCTGTCGCCTCGTTCTATTTGTCTCTGACCGACTACAGCGGCCTTGGCGCAGCAAACTGGGTTGGCGCGGAGAACTACGTGCGCATCGCGACCGATGATCCGCGCTTCTGGACGGCGATGAACGTGACCTTCACCTTCGTGCTGCTGTCGGTTCCCTTGAAGTTGCTATTTGCGCTTGCCGTGGCAGTGGCGCTGAACCGGGGGCTTGAAGGCCTGTCGCTCTTTCGTGCGATCTTCTATCTGCCGTCACTGGTCGGCGGCAGCGTCGCCGTGGCGGTCCTGTGGCGACAGGTGTTTGCCGGCGACGGATTACTCAATCAGGCGCTTAACGCGTTGTTCGGTTTCGAAGGGCCAAGCTGGATCTCGAACCCTTCGACGTCGCTTTATACGCTCGTTCTCCTGGCGGTTTGGCAGTTTGGATCCTCGATGATCATCTTTCTTGCCGGTCTGCGTCAGATCCCGCAGGACATGTACGAGGCGGCAAGCATAGATGGCGCCAGCAAGGCCCGGCAGTTCTTCAAGATCACCTTGCCGCTTTTGACGCCGGTGATCTTCTTTAATGCCGTGATCCTGACGATCGATGCCTTCAAGGCCTTCACCTCGGCCTTTGTCATCAGCGACGGAACCGGCGGTCCGATCGACTCCACGCTGTTTTACACGCTCTACCTCTACCAGGAGGCCTTCACCAATTTCCGCTTCGGCTATGCCTCGGCGCTGGCCTGGGTCCTGGTGCTCATCATCGCCTTCTTCACCGCCATGTCATTCCTGACAGCCAGGTACTGGGTTCACTACGATGACTGA